From a region of the Alnus glutinosa chromosome 1, dhAlnGlut1.1, whole genome shotgun sequence genome:
- the LOC133877615 gene encoding pentatricopeptide repeat-containing protein At5g04780, mitochondrial-like, with the protein MVNVLSACAGLGALKLGQETHLNLGRNGLGPNVFLATALVEMYSKCGKIDHACLVFVKMKEKDVPLFNAMIQGLVYHGNGKDSLAVSKQMVRFGVQPNEVTFIGILSACNHSGLVEEGRFKFSNLINKYGLSPNIIEHYACMVDLLGRAGHLHEAYKLIPPDSIIWVALLSACQIHRNLELADRIGEIIMASHDPNPGLCILLSNIYATEGRWKDVARCESMGVVEKKLMERWRLCVPWLAAEGTMAFCGSLAIAVRIASASTSKLMGTQNSVKIGAPVEIGNLMQQQCSSGSIYIKNKKRKLLGLNYVSRKVACIFFKWLDKPTCARGVEVLNKIAKKLTEVEDANGTLVARIKDLENDNISCMERVRQPLKGDDRQMEIIRCLEKENDNYRARDKFLMYALFLS; encoded by the exons ATGGTGAATGTATTGTCTGCTTGTGCTGGCTTAGGGGCGCTTAAACTTGGGCAAGAAACTCATCTCAATTTGGGTAGAAATGGTTTAGGCCCAAATGTGTTTCTTGCCACTGCCCTTGTTGAGATGTACTCAAAATGTGGTAAAATTGATCATgcttgtttggtttttgttaagatgaaggaaaaagatgttCCCTTGTTCAATGCCATGATACAAGGACTTGTTTACCATGGCAATGGAAAAGACTCATTAGCTGTCTCAAAACAGATGGTGAGGTTTGGGGTCCAACCCAATGAGGTCACATTTATAGGAATTTTATCAGCTTGTAATCACTCGGGATTAGTTGAAGAGGGTagatttaaattttcaaatttgattaaCAAATATGGTTTGAGTCCTAATATTATTGAGCATTATGCTTGCATGGTGGATCTCCTAGGGCGAGCCGGACATTTACATGAAGCATACAAATTAATCCCACCTGATTCAATAATTTGGGTTGCTTTGTTGAGTGCTTGCCAGATCCATCGAAATCTTGAACTGGCAGATAGAATTGGAGAAATTATAATGGCATCACACGATCCTAATCCGGGCTTGTGCATCTTGTTATCAAATATTTATGCTACTGAGGGAAGGTGGAAAGATGTTGCTAGA TGCGAGAGCATGGGTGTGGTGGAGAAGAAGCTGATGGAACGATGGCGGCTGTGCGTTCCATGGTTGGCGGCTGAAGGAACAATGGCCTTCTGTGGTTCGTTGGCAATAGCGGTAAG AATTGCATCAGCTAGCACCTCAAAGTTGATGGGGACACAGAATTCCGTCAAGATAGGTGCTCCAGTTGAAATTGGGAATCTCATGCAGCAACA GTGCTCCAGTGGTAGCATATATatcaagaataagaaaaggaagTTATTGGGGCTAAATTATGTATCA AGAAAAGTTGCATGCATCTTTTTCAAATGGCTGGACAAGCCAACTTGTGCAAGGGGTGTGGAGGTCTTAAATAAGATTGCCAAGAAACTTACCGAAGTGGAGGATGCAAATGGTACTTTGGTAGCAAGGATAAAAGATTTGGAGAATGACAATATCAGTTGCATGGAAAGAGTTAGGCAACCACTGAAGGGGGATGATAGACAAATGGAAATCATCAGGTgtctagagaaggaaaatgacaacTATAGGGCAAGAGATAAATTTTTGATGTATGCTTTGTTCTTGTCATGA
- the LOC133874547 gene encoding protein transport protein SEC23 G → MDFIELEAIEGLRWSWNSWPASKPECSALIVPLSVMCTPLMQSSELPILTYDPLLCSQCGAVLNPYARVDYTSRIWYCPFCYAKNPFPRSYSGIGETNLPAELFPTYSTVEYAPGRKIPSPRANPGGPSLNSKHNWANGLSSTSLASMASFSSSSLSSLGGDLRGLGPAFVFVVDACTAEEELRALKNELLLVVEQLPENALVGLITFDSMVRVHDLGFSECLRVVLLHGDRELSSEQTQQFLGVTHIKQQYLGKAPVIQKQGFLLPVSECEFNITTTIEEIHSSVQAMLGHRPQRCTGTAILAALGLLEGCLINTGSRIMVFTSGPATRGPGIVVDTDFRNAIRNHRDLVNGHAPYYSKSSSFYQRVSQRLSDASIVLDVFALSLDQVGAAELKGPVESSGGFMMLGESFESSQFRKCVRHIFNRDEEGNLKMYFDATIEIVTTKDVKICGALGPCVSLQRKNNLVSKNEVGEGGTYMWKLGTLTSKTCFAFFFQVSDEQKVQPGSAFSIQFITRYRYGNMGIRKRVTTAARRWVGSHSPEIAAGFDQEAAASVMARLAINRAEKCQARDVIRWLDDGLVSFASKFGDYVQEDPSSFRLSSNFSLYPQFMYYLRRSQFIDVFNSTPDETAFFRLMLNREGVVGSLIMIQPTLLEYSFDGPPIPVLLDVRSISPDVILLFDSYFHVVIHYGSKIAQWKKLGYDKDPNHENLRKLLEAPELDAEQLVAGRIPAPKIIKCDQHGSQARFLLAKLNPSVTHNSTYTNGSDIIFTDDLSLQVFIDHLQGLAVQS, encoded by the exons ATGGATTTCATCGAATTGGAGGCCATCGAAGGCCTCCGATGGTCCTGGAACTCATGGCCGGCATCCAAACCCGAGTGTTCAGCCCTAATCGTCCCTCTCAGCGTCATGTGCACGCCATTGATGCAGTCCTCCGAGCTCCCAATCCTCACCTACGATCCTCTTCTCTGCTCCCAATGCGGCGCTGTTTTGAACCCCTACGCCCGGGTCGACTACACCTCTCGCATCTGGTACTGCCCCTTTTGCTACGCCAAGAACCCATTTCCTCGCTCCTACTCCGGCATCGGCGAGACTAATCTCCCCGCCGAGCTTTTTCCGACCTACAGCACTGTGGAGTACGCGCCTGGCCGGAAAATCCCGAGCCCACGTGCTAATCCGGGTGGTCCGAGTTTGAATTCCAAGCATAATTGGGCAAACGGGTTGTCGTCGACGTCGTTGGCGTCGATGGCGTCGTTTTCGTCGTCTTCGTTGTCGTCGTTGGGTGGGGATTTGCGAGGGTTGGGACCGGCGTTTGTGTTCGTCGTGGACGCCTGTACGGCCGAGGAGGAGCTCCGGGCGCTGAAGAATGAGTTGCTGCTCGTGGTGGAGCAGTTGCCGGAGAACGCGTTGGTGGGTTTGATCACCTTTGACTCGATGGTTCGTGTCCATGATCTTGGATTCTCGGAGTGTTTGAGGGTTGTTTTGTTACATGGCGATCGCGAGCTTTCTTCGGAGCAG ACCCAACAGTTTCTGGGTGTTACTCACATAAAGCAACAGTATCTTGGAAAGGCACCAGTTATCCAAAAGCAGGGTTTTTTGCTACCAGTATCCGAATGTGAGTTCAATATTACTACCACAATAGAAGAGATCCATTCATCAGTGCAGGCCATGCTGGGGCATCGCCCTCAAAGATGCACAGGAACGGCAATATTAGCTGCACTTGGACTTCTAGAAGGATGCTTAATAAATACAGGCTCCCGAATCATGGTCTTCACATCTGGACCTGCAACTCGAGGCCCAGGGATTGTTGTAGACACAGATTTCAGGAACGCTATCAGGAATCATCGGGACCTTGTTAATGGTCATGCACCTTACTATAGTAAATCTAGCAGCTTCTACCAGCGAGTATCACAGAGATTATCTGATGCATCTATTGTTCTTGATGTGTTTGCTTTATCTCTTGATCAAGTTGGAGCTGCAGAGCTAAAAGGCCCTGTTGAGAGCTCTGGTGGATTCATGATGCTAGGAGAGTCATTCGAGTCAAGTCAGTTTAGAAAATGCGTGAGGCATATTTTTAATCGTGATGAGGAGGGAAACTTGAAGATGTATTTTGATGCAACTATCGAGATAGTGACCACAAAGGATGTAAAAATCTGTGGAGCCCTTGGACCATGTGTATCTCTACAGAGAAAGAACAATTTAGTGAGTAAGAATGAGGTTGGGGAGGGTGGTACCTATATGTGGAAGTTGGGTACACTCACTAGCAAAACATGCTTTGCTTTTTTCTTCCAAGTTAGTGATGAACAGAAGGTTCAACCTGGATCTGCATTCTCCATACAGTTCATAACACGATATCGATACGGGAACATGGGAATCCGGAAAAGAGTGACAACTGCTGCAAGAAGATGGGTTGGAAGCCACTCACCAGAAATTGCTGCTGGGTTCGATCAAGAAGCAGCAGCTTCAGTGATGGCAAGACTTGCTATCAACCGGGCAGAAAAGTGTCAAGCTCGAGATGTTATCAGATGGCTGGATGACGGGCTGGTCAGTTTTGCTTCGAAGTTTGGAGACTATGTCCAGGAAGATCCTTCTTCCTTCCGCCTTTCGTCTAACTTCTCACTTTATCCACAGTTCATGTACTACTTAAGGAGGTCCCAGTTTATTGATGTATTTAACAGTACTCCTGATGAAACTGCTTTCTTCCGGCTGATGCTCAACCGCGAGGGGGTGGTGGGTTCGCTTATCATGATCCAGCCTACACTTCTCGAATATTCCTTTGATGGGCCACCTATTCCAGTCCTCTTAGATGTTCGCTCCATTTCTCCAGATGTTATTTTGCTCTTCGATTCTTATTTCCATGTGGTTATTCATTATGGATCCAAGATTGCTCAGTGGAAGAAGCTTGGTTATGACAAGGACCCAAACCATGAGAATCTAAGAAAGCTGTTGGAAGCTCCAGAGCTGGATGCGGAGCAGCTTGTTGCTGGAAGAATTCCGGCACCCAAGATTATAAAATGTGACCAGCATGGTAGTCAGGCAAGGTTTCTTCTAGCGAAGTTGAACCCATCCGTTACTCACAATTCAACATACACAAATGGATCAGATATTATTTTCACTGATGATTTGAGCTTGCAAGTTTTTATAGATCACTTGCAGGGCCTGGCAGTGCAGAGCTGA
- the LOC133877701 gene encoding uncharacterized protein LOC133877701, producing the protein MQFEVNSAHEARRVVDLQRQTCGCGRWQLNGIPCPHAVCAIYLNKGKPETYVSHWYMMDTYIKSYASGVNSMPVPDKWPVDEGAEPIEPPQPRKQRWRPKKQRQRNDDEQPDENIKVSHKGYNVQCENCGEKGHNARSKLGHV; encoded by the coding sequence ATGCAGTTTGAGGTCAATAGTGCCCATGAGGCTCGGCGGGTAGTGGATCTTCAACGACAAACGTGTGGCTGTGGGAGGTGGCAACTTAATGGGATTCCTTGTCCACATGCAGTTTGTGCGATATACCTCAATAAAGGAAAACCTGAGACTTATGTCAGCCATTGGTACATGATGGATACATACATAAAGTCCTATGCCTCCGGGGTTAATTCTATGCCTGTCCCGGATAAATGGCCTGTTGACGAGGGTGCAGAACCTATAGAACCACCGCAACCAAGGAAACAGCGCTGGAGGCCCAAAAAACAGAGGCAAAGAAATGATGATGAGCAACCGGACGAGAACATTAAAGTGAGTCACAAGGGCTACAATGTGCAGTGTGAAAATTGTGGTGAAAAGGGGCACAATGCTAGGAGTAAGTTAGGACATGTATGA
- the LOC133877543 gene encoding pentatricopeptide repeat-containing protein At3g62890-like, whose protein sequence is MLERDEVSWNSMILGYVYWGEVEKARELFEEMPLRGNVVCWTAMINGYGKEGNLVEMLDLFCDMLVSADEAEPNSATMVCLVSACSSLANFEVVRWISTFIDVNAIPLNIFLSTALIDMYSKCGDVEKARRIFDRMSSKNLASWNAIITGYVQNGLMEEAIQLFIA, encoded by the coding sequence ATGTTGGAAAGGGACGAGGTCTCTTGGAATTCGATGATTTTGGGGTATGTCTACTGGGGAGAGGTTGAAAAGGCAAGGGAGTTGTTTGAAGAAATGCCTCTAAGAGGGAATGTGGTTTGTTGGACTGCAATGATAAATGGGTATGGGAAAGAAGGGAATTTGGTGGAGATGTTGGACTTGTTTTGTGACATGCTAGTCTCCGCTGATGAGGCCGAACCCAACTCAGCAACAATGGTCTGCCTTGTCTCTGCATGTTCAAGTCTTGCTAATTTTGAAGTTGTAAGATGGATTTCTACGTTCATTGATGTTAATGCCATTCCTCTGAACATTTTCTTGTCTACTGCTCTTATAGACATGTACTCAAAATGTGGAGATGTTGAGAAGGCTCGAAGAATCTTTGACAGAATGTCCAGCAAGAATTTGGCATCTTGGAATGCCATTATCACTGGTTATGTGCAGAATGGTTTAATGGAAGAGgcaattcaattatttattgcATGA